One region of Kazachstania africana CBS 2517 chromosome 3, complete genome genomic DNA includes:
- the KAFR0C00170 gene encoding class I SAM-dependent methyltransferase, which yields MPKSTYLSENFQSKHYHSVRPTYPASLIQFILDYHKGKKDILIDVGCGTGIATSLFAPHFKKAIGIDPSESMLRTAISNNSQANVDFVKYYGEDIDKVVNNDVDMVIGXESIHWCDLDKLFTKVNNVLRTDGTFAFWFYIQPEFTDLGPEANEIYWKYCYGDEFMGSQLTDFQRSFFNAFGGVDLFNKLSTIFADVTFKSRCNYVRNHDVEELQKISKEDTSSTSPYFIKSTTTLTGLRDFARSWSIYSAYK from the coding sequence ATGCCTAAATCAACTTACTTGAgtgaaaactttcaatCGAAACATTATCACAGCGTTCGTCCAACGTACCCTGCTTCTTTAATACAATTTATCTTAGATTACCATAAGGGTAAAAAGGACATCTTGATCGACGTAGGCTGCGGTACTGGGATTGCCACTTCTTTATTTGCACCTCATTTCAAGAAGGCAATCGGTATCGATCCTTCTGAGAGTATGCTAAGAACTGCAATCTCAAATAACAGCCAAGCTAATGTTGACTTTGTAAAATACTACGGAGAGGATATTGACAAGGTTGTCAATAATGACGTTGATATGGTTATCGGNNCTGAGAGCATACATTGGTGCGATCTTGACAAGCTTTTTACCAAGGTTAACAACGTGTTAAGAACCGACGGTACCTTTGCTTTCTGGTTTTACATCCAACCTGAATTTACTGATTTGGGCCCTGAGgcaaatgaaatttattggaAATATTGCTACGGCGATGAGTTTATGGGAAGCCAATTGACTGATTTTCAGAGAAGTTTTTTTAACGCTTTTGGAGGTgttgatcttttcaataagttATCAACCATTTTTGCAGATGTTACTTTCAAGTCTCGCTGCAATTATGTCAGAAATCATGATGTCGAAGAGTTACAAAAGATTTCCAAGGAGGATACATCCTCCACATCACcttatttcatcaaatccACAACTACATTGACAGGGTTGAGAGATTTTGCAAGAAGCTGGAGTATTTATAGTGCTTATAAGTAA
- the KAFR0C00190 gene encoding ferric reductase family protein (similar to Saccharomyces cerevisiae FRE6 (YLL051C) and FRE2 (YKL220C)) has protein sequence MKLIIVLSFLSCFLLNNANGSFVTPKKDLWERHATSGCAYYLKKKLTWSYSEADVMCSYQPAFGTWISCIYDTLQDLDFRDNNVTFDKTLMEVRSTCQRQDEKFKDFSLSSYYEALNNATKYIQNSTDGLKDLTYPVSVDKFSRFAYSNAYHAFAHNLDASNRYGVLLYVYFAIVFVIAGLCNFLDHSGINVKIFKRRLIQKIRGKIMIPTLFGYHADYVGFNKVVIGLVPSRLESTILFGYSLLHLIFLSKNYVTDNHNIFYKTKLIQYLKLIADRAGILAFAHFPLIVLFSTRNNLIELLTDFKYTTFVAFHKWIGRTMVIDAMVHSLCYLLQVILTNALGYAIRARFFQFGIFATCVATCIVIFSFGYFRLYYYETFLYGHIILAILFFYSCWKHVERFGWKEWVISSIFLWIAERLLRIFRLVIFGFPKAKLKLIDIDLVKVTIKKHDIRYWSMRPGQYAFAYFMSPVIFWQSHPFTVLDDGNELIIVLRVKKGATSHLFKKLIANNGAIEMRVSLEGPYGSSAPVYHSDDILLLAGGSGVPGPLAHLINLVNENKLDLVQSKKSIKFVIATRGKKILQAYQNEIMKLKDVGLDIELYVTNAPISVDENDSINPVDFHDTVSTCIPLLEESDILEKFKQFMTIKRGRPDIEAILEKSIRQGKSLSVLCCGAPLFVDVTRDMTAMKILQHPDSAISYYEEFQCW, from the coding sequence ATGAAACTTATAATAGTACTTTCGTTTTTATCTTGTTTTCTGTTAAACAATGCGAATGGTAGCTTCGTTACTCCAAAAAAGGATTTATGGGAAAGGCATGCCACATCAGGTTGTGCGTACTatttaaagaagaagctcACATGGTCATACTCAGAGGCTGATGTCATGTGTAGCTATCAACCAGCTTTTGGTACCTGGATCAGTTGCATATACGATACCCTCCAGGACCTGGATTTCCGTGACAACAATGTAACATTTGACAAAACCTTAATGGAAGTTCGTTCCACTTGTCAACGTCAAGACGAAAAATTCAAGGATTTCTCATTGTCTTCATATTACGAGGCATTGAATAACGCTACAAAATATATCCAGAACTCGACAGATGGTCTGAAAGACCTGACCTATCCAGTTTCAGTGgacaaattttcaagatttgcCTATAGTAATGCCTACCACGCTTTTGCACACAATTTAGACGCAAGCAACCGTTATGGCGTGCTTCTATATGTATATTTTGCGATTGTTTTCGTAATAGCAGGCCTATGCAACTTTTTGGACCATTCTGGTATCAACGTCAAGATCTTCAAGCGTCGGTTGatacaaaaaataagagGTAAGATAATGATACCGACTCTATTCGGGTATCATGCAGACTATGTGGGATTCAATAAGGTGGTTATCGGCTTAGTTCCCTCAAGACTAGAATCTACGATATTATTCGGCTATTCTTTATTGCATTTGATATTTCTgtcaaaaaattatgtCACAgataatcataatatattttacaaGACAAAGCTGATACAGTATCTTAAACTTATTGCTGATAGAGCAGGAATTCTGGCATTTGCTCACTTTCCATTAATAGTATTGTTCAGTACAAGAAACAATCTCATAGAATTGCTCACGGATTTCAAGTATACAACATTTGTTGCATTCCATAAATGGATTGGCAGGACAATGGTCATTGATGCTATGGTGCATTCTTTATGTTATTTGCTTCAGGTAATTTTAACAAATGCATTGGGATATGCTATTCGCGCACGGTTTTTCCAGTTTGGAATCTTTGCTACATGCGTGGCGACTTGCATTGTGATTTTCTCATTTGGCTACTTCCGTCTCTATTATTACGAAACCTTTTTATATGGTCACATTATATTGgctattttatttttttatagtTGTTGGAAACACGTTGAAAGGTTTGGCTGGAAAGAATGGGTAATTTCCTCAATATTCTTATGGATTGCTGAGCGCCTACTACGAATATTTAGGTTAGTTATATTTGGTTTCCCAAAggcaaaattgaaattgatagatATAGATTTAGTGAAGGTGACTATAAAAAAACATGATATAAGATATTGGTCAATGCGACCGGGGCAATATGCCTTTGCATACTTTATGAGCCCTGTAATCTTTTGGCAGTCACATCCATTCACCGTTTTGGATGATGGCAACGAATTGATTATAGTATTAAGGGTGAAAAAAGGTGCAACTAGtcatcttttcaaaaaactCATAGCCAATAATGGGGCAATAGAAATGAGAGTCTCATTGGAAGGACCTTATGGTTCATCAGCACCAGTATACCATTCAGATGACATCCTTTTACTGGCAGGAGGCAGTGGTGTTCCAGGCCCATTGGCACACTTGATCAATTTGGTCAATGAAAACAAATTAGATTTAGTACAATCCAAGAAAAGTATCAAATTCGTTATTGCTACAAGGGGTAAAAAGATTCTTCAAGCATATCAGAACGAGATTATGAAACTCAAAGATGTAGGTTTAGACATCGAACTTTACGTCACGAATGCCCCAATATCAgtagatgaaaatgatagtaTCAATCCTGTAGATTTCCACGACACTGTCAGCACGTGCATACCTCTTCTTGAAGAATCAGATATTCTGGAGAAGTTCAAACAATTTATGACCATTAAGAGAGGAAGACCCGATATTGAGGCTATACTAGAGAAATCAATCCGCCAAGGAAAATCATTATCTGTACTTTGTTGTGGGGCTCCCCTATTTGTAGATGTAACTAGAGATATGACAgctatgaaaattttacagCATCCAGACAGCGCAATTAGTTACTATGAAGAATTTCAATGCTGGTGA
- the KAFR0C00130 gene encoding DUP/COS family protein, with product MTHYFNELFHLKTFQIPFGMLMCAVVLSTFSILIFNNGGFAMLLFFIALFSSLGTGITSLLTFTSDLTISSNVRLFQYIIEYRPNIDPHAWNIITSSINLYLFEQGEWSTPYRFYDGQSTYAYFKGMILKQTSSKHHNSQIEGREGDIEMNLINGNNTSAINSVIRKYYEFPPLTDDFEFKKLQEKATEAYIKSLDEYWRAQFPEANQYFP from the coding sequence ATGACGCACTACTTTAATGAGTTGTTTCATCTGAAGACCTTTCAAATACCCTTTGGTATGCTAATGTGCGCAGTCGTGCTTTCAACGTTCAGTATactaatattcaataatggTGGCTTTGCAatgcttcttttttttattgcGCTATTCTCATCTCTTGGAACAGGCATAACATCCTTACTGACCTTCACTTCAGATCTCACTATATCATCAAATGTGAGACTTTTCCAGTACATTATTGAATACAGACCCAACATTGACCCACATGCCtggaatattattacttcTAGCATAAATCTGTATCTATTTGAACAAGGAGAGTGGTCAACACCTTACCGTTTTTACGATGGTCAATCAACATATGCTTATTTCAAAGGGATGATACTTAAACAAACATCTTCCAAGCACCACAATTCTCAGATTGAAGGAAGGGAAGGTGATATTGAgatgaatttgatcaatGGGAACAATACTTCTGCTATCAACAGTGTGATTAGGAAGTACTATGAATTCCCTCCCTTAACTGATGATTTCGAATTTAAAAAACTCCAAGAAAAAGCTACAGAGGCATACATCAAATCGCTTGATGAATATTGGAGAGCCCAATTTCCTGAAGCCAACCAGTACTTCCCTTAG
- the KAFR0C00140 gene encoding uncharacterized protein: MKTATILLGAFSLFSVNVRGAASSSQDTSASSHEVRASSYWAAEGTGTTSHSKKWASTAGSSLSQDASASASSHEVRASSYWAAEGTGTTSHSKEWASTAGSSLSQDASGSSHEVRASSYWAAEGTGTTSHSKKWASTAGSSLSQDASGSSHEVRASSYWASEGTGTTSHSKKWVSSSATSSNAAAPDFSCSSLLGAVALAVSFLL, translated from the coding sequence ATGAAGACAGCAACCATCTTACTTGGtgcattttctttgttctcTGTCAATGTGAGAGGGGCCGCTTCTTCCTCACAAGATACCTCTGCCTCTTCACACGAAGTTAGAGCGTCATCTTACTGGGCTGCTGAGGGTACTGGTACGACTAGTCACTCAAAAAAGTGGGCTAGTACAGCTGGGTCCTCCTTATCACAAGATGCCTCTGCCTCTGCCTCTTCACACGAAGTTAGAGCGTCATCTTACTGGGCTGCTGAGGGTACTGGTACGACTAGTCACTCAAAAGAGTGGGCTAGTACAGCGGGGTCCTCCTTATCACAAGATGCCTCTGGCTCTTCACACGAAGTTAGAGCGTCATCTTACTGGGCTGCTGAGGGTACTGGTACGACTAGTCACTCAAAAAAGTGGGCTAGTACCGCTGGGTCCTCCTTATCGCAAGATGCCTCTGGCTCTTCCCACGAAGTTAGAGCGTCATCTTACTGGGCTTCTGAGGGTACTGGTACGACTAGTCACTCAAAGAAGTGGGTTAGTTCCTCTGCCACATCATCTAATGCAGCTGCGCCTGATTTCTCCTGTTCCAGTTTACTTGGTGCAGTCGCTTTAGCTGTATCTTTCTTGTTATAG
- the KAFR0C00180 gene encoding sugar porter family MFS transporter — MVTELDSKTSDSNSHLSSISNKLFEDDSDNFQVAGKVDTVAIMPKKPMKEYLKISVLCYCVAFGGFIAGWDTGSISGITNQTDFLQRFAQHHKDGTYEFSNVRKGLVVGIVNIGAAFGGIILCKLGDVFGRKGGLVCVVCTYMVGCLICITAADKWYQYTIGRIITGMGIGGIAVLSPMLISRKFPKAIRGTLVSCFQLNQTFGIFIAYCTNYGVKDYSNSASWRVPVGLCFAWALILIGGLTFVPESPRYLCENNKIEEAKRSIAMSNKLEPDDPAVQVLNRADSAGFEVERQEGSATWADLFTTRTKVFQRLIMGIMLKALDQLTGDNYFFYYGTSIFKSVGLEDSFETSIILGVINFCSTFLALYIIDHYGRRTCLLWGSTGMTICMCVYASVGVKALYPHGRDNEASKGAGNAMIVFTCFFIFCFATTWPPVCYVIVSETFPMRIRAKGMALATASNWLWGFLISFFTPFINSAIHFAYGYVFMGCLFFSWFYVFFFVPETKGLTLEEVEEMWLDNVLPWKSAEWIPAARRTADFNEEEFRHDHKAWYKALLSK; from the coding sequence ATGGTGACAGAATTAGATTCAAAAACGTCTGATTCAAATTCACATCTATCTAGTATCTCAAATAAGTTGTTCGAGGATGACTCCGATAATTTTCAAGTGGCGGGTAAAGTAGATACTGTGGCAATAATGCCAAAGAAACCAATGAAAGAGTACTTAAAGATCTCAGTGTTATGCTACTGTGTTGCTTTCGGTGGTTTTATTGCAGGTTGGGATACTGGTAGTATTTCCGGTATTACTAACCAAACTGATTTCTTACAGCGGTTTGCGCAACATCATAAGGACGGTACGtatgaattttcaaacGTCAGAAAAGGTTTAGTTGTTGGCATTGTTAATATAGGTGCTGCTTTCGGAGGTATTATACTTTGTAAATTAGGTGATGTGTTTGGACGTAAAGGTGGGTTAGTCTGTGTTGTTTGTACATATATGGTCGGTTGTTTGATATGTATAACTGCTGCGGATAAGTGGTATCAATATACGATCGGCAGAATCATTACCGGTATGGGTATTGGTGGTATTGCTGTTCTATCTCCAATGCTGATTTCTAGAAAGTTCCCCAAAGCAATCAGAGGAACCCTAGTGTCATGTTTCCAGCTTAATCAAACATTTGGTATTTTTATAGCTTATTGTACAAATTATGGTGTCAAAGATTATTCTAACTCAGCAAGTTGGAGAGTTCCAGTTGGTTTATGTTTTGCATGGGCTTTAATTCTGATCGGAGGTTTGACTTTTGTCCCAGAATCTCCACGTTACCTATGTGAAAATAACAAGATTGAAGAAGCTAAGCGTTCTATTGCTATGTCAAATAAGTTGGAACCAGATGATCCAGCAGTTCAAGTCTTAAATCGAGCTGATTCTGCTGGATTTGAAGTTGAAAGGCAAGAAGGTTCTGCAACGTGGGCTGATCTGTTCACGACAAGAACCAAAGTTTTCCAACGTTTAATCATGGGAATTATGCTTAAGGCATTGGATCAATTAACAGGTGATAATTACTTCTTCTACTATGGTACATCTATATTCAAGTCTGTTGGTTTAGAAGATTCATTTGAGACTTCTATTATTTTAGGTgtcatcaatttttgctCAACTTTTTTAGCTCTTTATATCATTGATCATTATGGCCGTCGTACATGTTTACTATGGGGTTCCACTGGTATGACCATTTGTATGTGTGTTTACGCTTCAGTTGGCGTCAAGGCCCTTTATCCCCACGGAAGAGATAATGAAGCCTCCAAAGGGGCTGGTAATGCTATGATTGTCTTCACAtgtttctttattttctgtttcgCAACCACCTGGCCACCAGTCTGTTATGTGATTGTTTCTGAAACGTTCCCAATGAGAATTAGAGCAAAAGGTATGGCCTTGGCCACCGCTTCAAATTGGCTATGGGGTTTCCTCATCAGTTTTTTCACACCATTCATCAACTCTGCTATTCATTTTGCATATGGTTACGTTTTCATGGGATGTCTATTCTTCAGTTGGTTCtacgttttcttcttcgtgCCTGAAACTAAAGGTCTAACACTGGAggaagttgaagaaatgtGGCTAGACAATGTCTTGCCATGGAAGTCAGCCGAATGGATTCCAGCTGCCAGAAGAACGGCagatttcaatgaagaagagttTAGACATGATCATAAGGCATGGTACAAGGCACTTCTCAGCAAGTAA
- the KAFR0C00150 gene encoding SDR family oxidoreductase codes for MSVFVSGATGFIAQHIIGQLLEQNYKVIGTARSQAKIDKLLKQFGNKPGFTMEIVNDISELEAFDAVFKKHGKDVKYVLHTASPFHFESTNIEKDLLLPAVNGTKGILESIKKYAADSVERVVITSSYAAIMDFKVENDVNTVRTEADWNPDTWESCQANAHTGYCGSKKFAEKTAWEFLEANKNEVKFKLATVNPVFVFGPQYFDEDVSTKLNTSCEYVNQLVHAKADDPILPVCGGFIDVRDVAKAHILAMQKEELIGQRLLMTGGKFNFQDIVDILNEDFPALQGNIPVGKPHTGAQHKQIGAKVDNSKTKSLLGFEFRTLKEVIDDTAAQILKHEGKL; via the coding sequence ATGTCTGTTTTCGTTTCAGGTGCCACTGGTTTCATTGCCCAGCACATTATTGGCCAATTACTAGAGCAAAATTATAAGGTCATTGGTACTGCTAGATCGCAGGCAAAAATTGACAAGTTACTGAAGCAATTTGGTAACAAGCCGGGCTTTACCATGGAAATTGTAAACGATATATCTGAATTAGAGGCTTTTGACGCTGTCTTTAAGAAGCATGGTAAGGATGTTAAATATGTTCTTCATACAGCTTCTCCGTTCCATTTCGAATCCACCAATATCGAAAAGGACCTTCTACTTCCAGCTGTCAATGGTACCAAGGGTATTTTGGAGAGTATCAAGAAATATGCTGCTGATTCTGTTGAACGTGTTGTCATTACTTCATCTTATGCAGCCATTATGGACTTTaaagttgaaaatgatgttaATACCGTCAGAACTGAAGCTGACTGGAATCCAGATACATGGGAATCTTGTCAAGCAAATGCTCACACCGGTTACTGTGGTTCCAAAAAGTTTGCTGAAAAAACCGCATGGGAATTCTTAGAAGCCAACAAGAATGAAGTCAAGTTCAAGTTAGCAACTGTTAATCCCGTTTTTGTTTTCGGTCCACAATACTTTGATGAGGACGTCTCAACCAAACTAAACACTTCATGCGAATATGTTAATCAGCTTGTTCATGCCAAGGCAGATGACCCTATCCTGCCAGTATGTGGTGGGTTCATTGATGTACGTGATGTTGCTAAGGCTCATATCTTGGCTATGCAAAAGGAGGAGTTAATTGGTCAAAGATTACTAATGACTGGAGGTAAATTCAACTTCCAAGATATTGTCGACATCTTAAATGAGGATTTCCCAGCCTTACAAGGTAACATTCCAGTTGGTAAACCACACACTGGTGCTCAACACAAACAAATTGGTGCCAAAGTAGACAACTCCAAAACTAAGAGTTTGTTAGGCTTCGAGTTTAGAACCTTAAAAGAGGTTATTGATGACACAGCCGCTCAAATCTTGAAGCATGAAGGTAAGTTATGA
- the KAFR0C00100 gene encoding uncharacterized protein, whose product MEGHELASSHSTNTMGDFSTEQKVNEVNSFEEIKNVSVDKGILSEDNIDFPEGGFQGWLTTFGSFCGLIAVFGIENVTGIFEEYLQTHQLAEVNSSKIGWIFSIFPFICSVSGIFSGIYFDRNGFKKIVIIGTILHVGGLFAMANSAKYWHFILSFSIICGFGNGLALSPLIICPSHYFKRRRGLAIACGNLGSCIGGGVFPFLLRRLFRMTSDENAYYGFQWGIRVLAFINLTLLIISIVCAKERLSYAAELKGSKFIERFKKVSKIYALQSFDAKGLVEPLFLSCVVGFALCDTCLNVATTYFTTYATTRGISASDSKNLVSVMNFCSIPGSLIPGMLCDVFGRFNIMIGTMIALTLLIFVGWLPFAKSLASFYVISALFGYLQGTIYSLLVVCCGQVSKTTDFGKRYATSNLIASGTILYAVPIAGAIIGSGSHRGYENYIVYCGVLAIAGGIAMFVTRIIAVGFTWKKY is encoded by the coding sequence ATGGAAGGACATGAGCTGGCGTCGAGCCATTCTACGAACACTATGGGAGACTTCAGTACTGAACAGAAAGTAAATGAAgtaaattcttttgaagagATTAAAAATGTTAGTGTAGACAAAGGCATTTTATCAGAagataatattgattttccTGAAGGTGGCTTTCAGGGTTGGTTAACCACCTTTGGATCGTTTTGCGGCTTGATAGCAGTTTTTGGTATAGAAAATGTTACAGGTATTTTCgaagaatatttacaaaCACATCAACTAGCAGAGGTCAATTCCTCCAAAATTGGTTGGATCTTCTCCATTTTCCCTTTCATTTGTTCTGTCTCAGGAATCTTCAGTGGTATCTATTTTGATAGAAACGGTTTCAAAAAGATTGTAATTATAGGGACAATTTTGCATGTAGGTGGTCTCTTTGCAATGGCTAACTCGGCCAAATACTGGCACTTTATATTATCGTTCTCTATCATTTGTGGATTTGGTAATGGTTTAGCACTGAGTCCCTTGATCATTTGTCCTTCACATTAtttcaagagaagaagaggtTTGGCCATTGCCTGTGGTAATTTAGGGAGTTGTATTGGGGGTGGTgtctttccatttcttttaaGAAGATTATTTCGTATGACTTCGGATGAGAACGCATATTACGGCTTTCAATGGGGAATTAGAGTGTTAGCATTCATAAACTTGACATTGTTGATTATCTCTATTGTTTGTGCAAAGGAAAGGCTTTCTTACGCTGCTGAACTCAAGGGAAGCaagttcattgaaagattcaagaaggtttcaaaaatatacgCGCTACAGAGTTTTGACGCTAAAGGCTTAGTTGaaccattatttttatcatgtGTGGTAGGCTTTGCCCTTTGTGACACGTGTTTGAACGTTGCAACAACTTACTTTACTACATATGCTACTACTCGTGGCATAAGTGCGTCAGATTCTAAAAATCTGGTTTCGGTCATGAATTTTTGTAGTATTCCAGGCTCTTTGATACCAGGTATGCTATGTGATGTGTTTGGAAGGTTCAACATAATGATAGGAACAATGATTGCCCTCACACTACTCATATTTGTAGGGTGGTTACCATTTGCCAAAAGTTTGGCAAGTTTTTACGTTATCTCAGCTTTATTTGGTTACTTACAGGGCACTATTTATTCCCTTCTCGTTGTGTGCTGTGGACAGGTCTCAAAAACAACAGATTTTGGTAAGAGATATGCTACAAGTAATCTAATTGCTTCCGGTACCATATTATATGCTGTGCCAATAGCTGGTGCAATTATTGGTAGTGGTAGTCATAGAGGATATGAAAACTACATAGTTTATTGTGGGGTTCTCGCAATAGCTGGCGGTATTGCTATGTTTGTAACGAGGATCATAGCAGTTGGTTTCACATGGAAAAAGTACTGA
- the KAFR0C00185 gene encoding uncharacterized protein, giving the protein MGSSASTTTSSSSVVASTTTATTASSSVIGTSSSASDVTSSTVFSTTYVTSTISPSSSLVASSSSQAATSESASSQAATSEAATSQATSSQATSEAASSQSTSQATSETASSQAASSQATSQVASSQAASSVLSSAATSLNTTVAASTQSSISTSAALNSTVASSSTLASVTSSGYASANATVSGTTEVVEATEHVTSATTVTVCDEVCESKKAAAAATSTVSLTTSTETYVVGTETFFSTVVVTVPCDLTSTSAKAATATSETAENTKAATAASETAENTKAATAASETAENTKAATAASETAETTKASTAATTMAVQSSKQSSSTASTVSIAQETQNGAMKNAIGVGAGVVGAVALLL; this is encoded by the coding sequence ATGGGTTCCTCAGCTTCTACTACAACTTCAAGCAGCTCTGTCGTTGCATCTACCACCACCGCCACCACTGCTTCGTCATCCGTCATCGGTACTTCTAGCTCTGCATCTGATGTAACTTCTTCCACTGTTTTTTCCACCACTTACGTTACCTCCACAATAAGtccatcttcttctctaGTCGCGTCTTCTTCCTCTCAAGCTGCCACTTCTGAATCTGCTTCCTCTCAAGCTGCCACTTCTGAAGCTGCTACTTCTCAAGCTACTTCCTCTCAAGCTACTTCTGAAGCCGCTTCCTCTCAATCCACTTCTCAAGCTACTTCTGAAACCGCTTCCTCTCAGGCTGCCTCCTCTCAAGCTACTTCACAAGTTGCTTCCTCTCAAGCTGCCTCCAGCGTTCTTTCCTCTGCTGCCACATCCTTAAACACCACTGTTGCCGCTTCTACTCAATCTTCAATCTCTACCTCTGCCGCTTTAAACTCCACTGTCGCTTCTTCCTCCACTCTGGCATCTGTGACATCCTCTGGTTACGCCTCTGCCAACGCTACCGTTTCTGGTACCACTGAAGTGGTTGAAGCTACTGAACACGTCACTTCTGCTACAACTGTCACTGTTTGTGATGAGGTCTGTGAATCTAAAAAGGCTGCCGCTGCTGCAACTAGCACAGTTTCTCTAACTACCAGCACTGAAACCTACGTTGTTGGCACTGAAACTTTCTTCTCTACTGTTGTAGTAACTGTTCCATGTGACTTAACTAGTACTAGCGCTAAGGCTGCCACTGCTACCAGCGAAACTGCTGAAAACACTAAGGCTGCCACTGCTGCCAGTGAAACTGCTGAAAACACTAAGGCTGCCACTGCTGCCAGTGAAACTGCTGAAAACACTAAGGCTGCCACTGCTGCCAGTGAAACTGCTGAAACCACTAAGGCTTCCACCGCTGCTACCACCATGGCTGTTCAATCCAGCAAGCAATCTTCTAGCACTGCTTCCACCGTCTCTATTGCTCAAGAAACTCAAAATGGTGCTATGAAGAATGCAATTGGTGTTGGTGCTGGTGTTGTCGGTGCTGTCgctttattattatga
- the LDB18 gene encoding Ldb18p (similar to Saccharomyces cerevisiae LDB18 (YLL049W); ancestral locus Anc_4.3), producing MATTNPIIARLVNRVNRIESFLGDYDGSENILEKTTLLLDILQGIYERGSNYNKNLFDLLHVFVSTNDFDERTEVETVIKLQQDEFVKLSSTLENLKLAYDKHFKFDAIIELPKKTIKFDLECLDQLPILILQCNELIIKSLAMSEKFLDYIITCNDKFRSVKSKLDRLEEQIDSIG from the coding sequence ATGGCAACCACTAACCCGATAATTGCCCGACTTGTGAACCGTGTAAACCGAATTGAGTCTTTTCTTGGTGACTACGATGGCtcagaaaatattttggaaaaaacCACTTTACTTTTGGATATTTTACAGGGGATCTACGAGAGAGGAAGCAACTATAACAAGAACCTTTTCGATTTATTACATGTGTTTGTATCGacaaatgattttgatgaaagaaCTGAAGTGGAAACTGTTATTAAACTGCAACAAGATGAATTTGTGAAATTATCATCGactttagaaaatttaaaattagCTTACGATAAGcattttaaatttgatgcTATTATCGaattaccaaaaaaaaCTATTAAGTTTGATTTGGAATGCCTTGATCAATTGccaattttgattttacaATGTAATGAATTGATTATAAAATCATTGGCGATGAGTGAAAAGTTTTTGGATTATATCATTACCTGCAATGATAAATTCCGATCCGTTAAGTCAAAATTGGATAGGCTTGAGGAACAAATAGATTCCATAGGTTAG